The following is a genomic window from Chitinophaga caseinilytica.
TATCTCAAGCTGCGCGACGTAACGCTCGCGTATAATCTCCCGTCTTCCCTGCTCGATAAATACAAAATCAAGGGCCTTCGCGTAAGCATGCAGGTGCAGAATCCCTGGAGATGGACGGCTAACAGTCAGCGTCTGGACCCTGAAGTTTGGTCCGGCCTCACGCTTACGAATTATGCTACCCGTGGCGTACTGGCGCCGGCTAGCTACACTTTTGGCCTTAATCTTTCCTTCTAAACATGCGCAAGATGAAAAAAACGATATATGGCTTCTTTGCCGCCGCCGCTATCCTCATAGCCACTGGCTGTAACAAGTACCTCGACATCAAACCCAAAGGATTTACCATTCCCGAGTTTGTAGACGATTACCAAAAATTGCTGAATAGCCTGACGCTGTACCGCGCTGTTTCATCCTATCCCGTATTCCTGACAGACGATGTTCAGGCCGGGCTTGAAAACGATGTGAACAAATCCGCGGGCTTCAGCCGTTACGCGCTTTTCAAACGGAACCTGTATACGTTTGCAGGTGGCCAGGTGATGGAGCAGGGACAGCAGGACGTTCAATGGGAACCGTCTTATTCTCACATCTTCACCTATAATGCGATCATTAACAACGTGATGAAAGCCAAAGACGGCAGTGATGCGGAAAAACGCCGCATTCGTGCGGAGGCGCTTGTTGGCCGTGCCTACGAATACATGACACTGGTGAACCTGTATGCAAAGCACTATGATGCGGCCTCTGCCTCCAAAGACCTCGGCGTACCGATGCTCCTTTCCGAAGACATCAACGAGAAATACAACAGGGTATCGGTAGCAGAAGTATATGCACAGATTCAGAAGGATCTGGACGAAGCAACGCCGAATCTTTCCGTACGCGTTCCCAACGCTTACCATCCGCCCAAAAGCGTAGGTTATGCGTTCTTAAGCCGTATGTACCTCTACATGGGCGATTATCAGAAAGCACTCGCCAATGCGAACGAAGCCCTGAAGCTCAACAACGAGCTGATGGACTACAAAATCTACACTACGAAGAAAGGTACCTTCGGCCGCGTGTGCAAATTGACTGACAGCACGGCATTCCCTGAAGTGCAGAAGAACGTGGAAACCGTTTGGGCAAGACTGACTTCTTCCAGCAACGGTACCGTGTATGCCGAAGTATACGCTACGGAAGATCTTATTGAAACCTATAAAAGGAACCTGCCCGCCGGTGCAGAAGACTATCGTTATAAGCTGTTCTATTGCGATGGAACGGCACAGTTCGGCACCGCGGTATTGAAGTTCCCGGGCCGCGTCCTGTGGGCTTCTTACGTGGATGCCAACGTAGGCCTCTCCACACCGGAAGTTATTCTGACCGCTGCCGAATGCGAGGCCCGCATCGGAGATAAAAATAAAGCGATGGCGCACATCAACCGTCTTCGCGACATGCGGATCACCAACAATCAGGCCCTAACCGCCGCAAACGGAGAAGCAGCCCTTCGCATTGTGCTAGACGAACGCCGTCGTGAAATGGCTTTCGTTGGCCCTAACCGCCTCTTCGATCTGAAGCGCCTCAACAAGGACCCGCGCTTCGCGAAAGCGGTGACACACAAACATGAAAGCCAGACATGGACGCTCCCGGCGAACGACAACAGGTACATCCTGCCCGTTCCCCCGCGCGTACTGTCCATGAACCCCGGCATACCGCAATACGAAAGATAAAACCAATCATTTCTTTCTTAACCACGAGTGACAAACCCATACAATCAAGCGGCGCCGGATTTCCCGGCGCCCTTTTTAAAAACTGCATCATGAAACCATTCTTACTGATCTTCGCCCTTTTCACCTCCCTCACGCTCCGCGCACAAGAAGAAGGCATCCGCTTCGGCACCGCGTCCTGGAGCGAAACGCTCGCCCAGGCCGGGAAGGAAAATAAACTCGTGTTCCTCGATTGCTACACCTCCTGGTGCGCGCCCTGCAAATGGATGGACAAAAACGTGTTCGTCCTCAAAAACATCGCCGACTTCTATAACGGCCAGTTCGTGAACACGAAATTCGATATGGAAAAAGGAGAAGGGATCGAACTGCGGAAAAAATACAACGTCCAATCTTTTCCGACCTATCTGTTCATCAATTCCAAAGGCGAAATCGTACACCGCACCGGATCGCGGATGACGGCCGAAGAATTCCTGGAAGAAGGGCGCATGGCGGCAGATCCCGACCGCAGCCTGTCGTCTGTGGCAAAACGATACGCTGAAGGCCAGCGCGATATTCCTTTCCTCCTCAATTACTACCTCGCCCTCAACCGCTCCGACCGGCAGGCGTCTGAAAAAATCGCAGCTGAAATCGCCGCAAAGATGACCGACAGCACGCTGGGCACGCCCC
Proteins encoded in this region:
- a CDS encoding RagB/SusD family nutrient uptake outer membrane protein, whose protein sequence is MKKTIYGFFAAAAILIATGCNKYLDIKPKGFTIPEFVDDYQKLLNSLTLYRAVSSYPVFLTDDVQAGLENDVNKSAGFSRYALFKRNLYTFAGGQVMEQGQQDVQWEPSYSHIFTYNAIINNVMKAKDGSDAEKRRIRAEALVGRAYEYMTLVNLYAKHYDAASASKDLGVPMLLSEDINEKYNRVSVAEVYAQIQKDLDEATPNLSVRVPNAYHPPKSVGYAFLSRMYLYMGDYQKALANANEALKLNNELMDYKIYTTKKGTFGRVCKLTDSTAFPEVQKNVETVWARLTSSSNGTVYAEVYATEDLIETYKRNLPAGAEDYRYKLFYCDGTAQFGTAVLKFPGRVLWASYVDANVGLSTPEVILTAAECEARIGDKNKAMAHINRLRDMRITNNQALTAANGEAALRIVLDERRREMAFVGPNRLFDLKRLNKDPRFAKAVTHKHESQTWTLPANDNRYILPVPPRVLSMNPGIPQYER